The nucleotide window GAAATACGGATTGTAGATAGGTGGTATCCATCATCAAAACTATGCTCATGTTGCGGGCACATAAAGAAAGACTTAAAACTTTCTGATAGAGTTTATATCTGCAATGAATGTGGTTTAGTTATTGACAGGGATCTACAAGCAAGTATTAATCTTAGAGATGCAAAAACTTACAAAATAGCATGATAAAGCTGTTGTAAGTATGTACGGATGGCTAGTTCGGAATTTACGCCCTCGGAGTGTTATAGCAAATGAGAGTAGTGTACTCCTGCAGTCACAAAATCAGACACGCTGAACAGGGAATAATCTCGATATGGGTAGATTTGTCCATATTTTGAGTAGCAGATGTTTGATATGAAAGCGTTTAACTATTCTATGCCGGTTGAAATTTTGTCTGGTAAAAATATTATTTGTGATAAATATGAGATTTTTGGAAAACATGGCAAACGAGCGATGATTATTACTGGGGGATCTTCTTCGAAGAAAAATGGTTCGCTAAGCGATGTAGAATTTGCTTTGAAAAAGAGTAAAATAGATTATTTTATATTTGATGAAGTAGAAGAAAATCCAAGCATTGAAACAGTCGAGAAAGCAAGGAAATTAGCGCAGAGATTTGATGTTGATTTCATAGTTGGGATTGGCGGAGGCTCACCCATTGATGCTGGAAAAGCAGTGGCTATATTATTAGCTAATCTAGACATGGATGCTAAGGACATATTTGATACTCCAAATTTAAATTCAATACCACTTATAGCAGTTCCGACTACAGCGGGTACAGGTACAGAAGTTACTCAATATGCTATACTTACAGACCATAGAGCGAAAACAAAGAGAAATTTCAATCAGAGTGTATTTCCTAAAGTAGCATTTTTGGATGCTAGCTATTTGATGACAACACCAGATGAAGTTACTATAAATACTTCAATAGATGCACTTTCACATTTGATAGAGGGATATTTGTCATCTAAATCGAATTTCATGAGTGATATATTTGCAAGAGAAGGATTGAGACTGTTTTCAGAAGTAAAAGATAGTATTAAAAAAAGGGCGTTTGATTTTGATGTAAGAGAAAAATTATTATGGATATCGACATTGGCAGGAATAGTAATTGCTCAATCGGGGACATCATTGCCTCATGGAATGGGTTATGCACTCACATATAATAAGGGATTGAAACATGGTATGGCCAATGGGATTCTTTTAGCAGAGTATTTAAATTGTTCAAAATCGCTTTATAAAGTAGAGGATATAATAAATTTGATGAGATTTGCTAGCATAGAAAATTTTGGAATATATTTGAAGAGCTTGTTTGGAGATATTAATTTAGAAATTGATGAAAGTGAATTAAGGGACTATGCAAATTCTATGATGGAGAATAAGGGAAAATTAAAAAATCATCCATTGGATATAAATTTTGACCAAATGTACGATATATATTTTCAGAGTTTAAAAAAATATATAATTAAATAGAAATATAATATTTGCAGGTGCTTTTTTCAAAA belongs to Tissierellales bacterium and includes:
- a CDS encoding transposase, which codes for EIRIVDRWYPSSKLCSCCGHIKKDLKLSDRVYICNECGLVIDRDLQASINLRDAKTYKIA
- a CDS encoding iron-containing alcohol dehydrogenase family protein — encoded protein: MKAFNYSMPVEILSGKNIICDKYEIFGKHGKRAMIITGGSSSKKNGSLSDVEFALKKSKIDYFIFDEVEENPSIETVEKARKLAQRFDVDFIVGIGGGSPIDAGKAVAILLANLDMDAKDIFDTPNLNSIPLIAVPTTAGTGTEVTQYAILTDHRAKTKRNFNQSVFPKVAFLDASYLMTTPDEVTINTSIDALSHLIEGYLSSKSNFMSDIFAREGLRLFSEVKDSIKKRAFDFDVREKLLWISTLAGIVIAQSGTSLPHGMGYALTYNKGLKHGMANGILLAEYLNCSKSLYKVEDIINLMRFASIENFGIYLKSLFGDINLEIDESELRDYANSMMENKGKLKNHPLDINFDQMYDIYFQSLKKYIIK